A single region of the Leptodactylus fuscus isolate aLepFus1 chromosome 5, aLepFus1.hap2, whole genome shotgun sequence genome encodes:
- the LOC142204757 gene encoding beta-1,3-galactosyltransferase 1-like encodes MKGRICSRKFFTLHLMILLVWSGYLFYYERKEVAISKWIQDSVRLQEREKPVNNNTYPAFRHPLAPPYPYPYKFLINQPDKCKNRKPFLVIMVCVGSHDVASRHTIRETWGNERIYDVDVVRIFLVGLPRVAPDRTQRLLEEESKVFGDIILQDFTDTYYNLTLKTLMGMEWVAKFCSSASYVMKADVDIFFNVDYLVHELLHPDLPVRNNYFTGDIKAKTGPMRSKAYKWYMPKEIYPNATYPPYCTGPGYVFSADMAKKIYNVAQETRVIPMEDAFIGICLYELNILPTKPPRGKFNIYRFSYDLCKFKNVVLVHHYAGKELRDVWTDFWANKSQKC; translated from the coding sequence ATGAAAGGTCGAATCTGCTCACGGAAGTTCTTCACTTTACATCTGATGATCCTTCTTGTTTGGTCTGGTTACTTATTTTACTACGAAAGAAAAGAAGTAGCTATCAGCAAGTGGATTCAAGATTCTGTAAGATTACAGGAGAGAGAAAAACCTGTGAACAATAACACTTACCCGGCTTTCCGGCACCCCCTGGCTCCTCCGTACCCATATCCATACAAGTTCCTCATTAACCAACCAGACAAATGCAAGAACCGGAAGCCTTTCCTTGTTATAATGGTGTGTGTAGGTAGCCATGACGTGGCGTCTAGACATACGATCCGGGAAACATGGGGTAACGAAAGAATTTATGATGTTGATGTGGTCAGGATATTTCTGGTGGGTCTACCTCGGGTTGCCCCTGACCGAACCCAGAGGTTGTTGGAGGAAGAAAGTAAGGTTTTTGGAGACATCATTCTTCAAGACTTCACGGACACCTATTACAACTTGACATTGAAAACCTTGATGGGTATGGAATGGGTGGCCAAATTCTGTTCTTCTGCCAGCTATGTCATGAAGGCAGATGTAGacatattttttaatgtagactaCTTGGTCCATGAACTACTTCACCCAGACTTACCGGTCCGTAACAATTACTTCACAGGAGACATAAAGGCCAAGACTGGACCTATGAGGAGCAAGGCTTATAAGTGGTACATGCCTAAGGAGATCTATCCAAATGCCACCTACCCACCCTACTGCACGGGTCCTGGATATGTCTTTTCAGCGGATATGGCCAAAAAAATCTATAATGTGGCCCAAGAAACTAGGGTCATCCCCATGGAAGATGCTTTTATAGGAATTTGCTTGTATGAGCTCAATATTCTACCTACCAAACCCCCTAGAGGTAAATTTAATATCTACAGATTTTCATATGACCTTTGCAAATTTAAGAATGTTGTCTTAGTGCACCATTACGCTGGAAAAGAGTTACGAGATGTATGGACAGATTTTTGGGCTAACAAATCCCAGAAgtgctaa